In Zea mays cultivar B73 chromosome 7, Zm-B73-REFERENCE-NAM-5.0, whole genome shotgun sequence, the following proteins share a genomic window:
- the LOC103633409 gene encoding uncharacterized ATP-dependent helicase YprA → MTAEQEWSEVQVRALDGRSTVVKLPLGASVRDLKAALRTSFLPAQVSPSFHLFLKGAKLRLDAEIGSLAIGDGDFIVLVPFTRTPQQHFSVSTASQDQGHCPPKQPEVSSAANSAWQDIMDDLSAMPASPQSDAASKDFYSSCDPCSGRFTEDMKAGQISTSGSSRKRRKTCKENGNGSPQMVSSSEANGTAEKHNISKKSGVAKSAAMLCHDMQPLKPAEMVEHLKQGLGKEGQIVHIQEISSREASFTELPCNLSEAMREALKSIGISRLYSHQSQAITSSISGRHIVVATSTSSGKSLCYNIPVLECLSQDLMACALYIFPMKALAQDQLRTLIKLKNASHIDVDVKIYDGDTPREDRLWIRDNARLLITNPDMLHVSILPYHGQFQRILSNLRYIVIDEAHSYKGAFGCHTALIIRRLKRICSNVYGSCPTFIFCTATSANPCEHVMELANLDEVELIQNDGSPCGSKYFLLWNPSLPMTEGRSKASSVHRRSSSIVEVSYLFSEMVQHGLRCIAFCKSRKLCELVLAYTREILQETAKELVDSICVYRAGYIAEDRRKIEADLFGGKLHGVAATNALELGIDVGHIDATLHLGFPGSIASLWQQAGRSGRRAKQSLAIYVAFEGPLDQYFMKFPHKLFGRSIEHCQVDSHNLKVLEQHLPCAAYEHPLCVQYDECYFGSSLDSVMTTLKDKGYIINNRAGPFSSSMWNYIGPEKSPSQAVSIRAIEQDRYKVIDKLNSRLLEEIEESKAFFQVYEGAVYMHQGANYLVEELDLASRTAFCRKADLKYYTKTRDYTDINVLGGEFAYLPTSICRTNRVKTTAQANDCTVTTKWFGFYRISKSSNTISDSFELNLPPYSFTSQAVWVRIPHSVKMTVEESKLEFRGGSHAASHALLNIVPLHMMCSASDLGTECANPHESRGIPDRILLYDRHPGGIGIASQAQMLFEELLLAALEVVSTCNCTSAVGCPNCIQSLTCSEYNEVLDKEAAILILKGVIDYERSYFEAEDASQRSC, encoded by the exons ATGACGGCGGAGCAGGAGTGGAGTGAGGTCCAGGTCCGGGCCCTCGACGGGCGATCCACGGTCGTCAAGCTGCCCCTTGGCGCCTCCGTCCGGGACCTCAAGGCCGCGCTCCGGACGTCCTTCTTGCCCGCGCAAGTCTCCCCCAGCTTCCACCTCTTCCTGAAG GGTGCTAAATTGCGTTTAGACGCTGAGATTGGCAGCCTTGCTATCGGCGATGGGGACTTCATTGTTCTCGTACCCTTCACAAGGACGCCACAGCAGCATTTTTCAGTTAGCACAGCAAGTCAAGATCAGGGCCACTGTCCACCAAAACAACCAGAAGTGTCTTCTGCGGCTAATTCAGCTTGGCAAGACATTATGGATGACCTCTCAGCAATGCCAGCCAGCCCACAGTCTGATGCTGCTTCCAAAGATTTTTACTCCTCATGTGACCCGTGCTCTGGGAGATTTACGGAGGATATGAAAGCGGGTCAAATTTCGACAAGTGGGTCATCAAGGAAAAGGAGGAAAACATGCAAGGAAAACGGAAATGGTTCCCCACAAATGGTGTCCTCGTCTGAAGCAAATGGTACAGCTGAGAAACACAACATAAGCAAGAAAAGTGGGGTGGCCAAATCTGCTGCTATGTTATGTCAT GATATGCAACCTTTGAAACCTGCTGAAATGGTTGAACATCTGAAACAAGGACTTGGAAAGGAGGGGCAG ATCGTACATATCCAAGAGATATCATCTAGAGAGGCATCATTTACAGAACTTCCTTGTAATCTTTCAGAAGCTATGAGAGAAGCGCTGAAGAGTATTGGAATATCTAGACTGTATAGCCACCAG TCTCAAGCCATAACATCCTCTATTTCTGGAAGGCACATTGTCGTTGCAACTTCTACATCAAGTGGAAAGTCTCTATGTTACAATATTCCTGTTCTTGAATGTCTTTCCCAAGACTTGATGGCGTGTGCTCTGTACATATTTCCGATGAAG GCTTTAGCTCAAGATCAGTTGAGGACTTTAATAAAGTTGAAGAATGCATCTCATATTGATGTTGATGTTAAAATATATGATGGTGATACTCCTAGAGAAGATCGTTTGTGGATCAGGGATAATGCTCGACTG TTAATTACCAACCCGGATATGTTGCATGTGTCAATCTTGCCGTATCATGGTCAATTCCAGAGAATTTTATCAAATCTCAG GTATATTGTCATTGATGAAGCACATTCATACAAGGGGGCATTTGGCTGCCATACTGCGCTCATAATTCGGAGATTGAAGCGTATTTGTTCAAATG TTTATGGTAGTTGTCCTACATTCATATTTTGTACAGCAACCTCAGCAAATCCATGTGAGCATGTCATG GAATTGGCCAATTTGGATGAAGTCGAGTTGATTCAGAATGATGGAAGTCCTTGTGGTTCCAAGTACTTTCTCTTGTGGAATCCCTCACTACCTATGACAGAAGGAAGGTCAAAAGCTAGTTCAGTACATAGGCGCTCAAG CTCAATAGTAGAGGTTTCATATCTATTTTCCGAGATGGTTCAACATGGCCTCCGCTGCATTGCATTCTGTAAAAGTAGGAAGCTATGTGAGCTTGTTCTAGCTTACAC GCGTGAAATTCTTCAGGAGACTGCAAAAGAATTGGTAGATTCTATCTGTGTATATCGTGCTGGCTACATAGCTGAG GACAGAAGAAAAATCGAGGCTGATCTTTTTGGGGGGAAACTTCATGGAGTCGCTGCTACTAATGCTCTTGAGCTAGGAATTGATGTTGGACATATTGATGCAACATTGCATCTTGGATTTCCTGGTAGTATTGCCAG CTTGTGGCAGCAAGCCGGTAGGTCTGGAAGAAGAGCTAAACAATCACTAGCCATTTATGTTGCCTTTGAGGGTCCTTTAGATCAGTATTTCATGAAGTTCCCACATAAACTATTTGGCAGGTCGATTGAGCATTGCCAAGTTGATTCACATAATCTAAAG GTTTTAGAACAGCACCTTCCTTGTGCTGCTTATGAACATCCCTTGTGCGTGCAATACGATGAGTGCTACTTTGGCTCTAGTCTCGATAGTGTAATGACAACCCTTAAAGACAAAGGTTATATCATCAATAATCGAGCTGGACCTTTTTCTTCAAGCATGTGGAACTATATTGGACCCGAG AAAAGCCCTTCACAGGCTGTAAGCATACGGGCAATTGAGCAGGACAGGTATAAAGTGATTGACAAGTTAAATAGTCGATTACTTGAGGAAATTGAAGAAAGTAAAGCCTTTTTTCAG GTTTATGAAGGTGCTGTTTACATGCATCAGGGTGCCAATTACTTGGTTGAGGAACTTGACTTGGCATCAAGGACAGCCTTCTGTAGGAAAGCTGATTTGAAATATTACACGAAAACACGAGACTACACTGACATCAATGTTCTCGGAGGAGAATTT GCTTATCTTCCTACAAGTATATGTAGAACTAATCGGGTGAAGACAACTGCTCAAGCAAATGACTGCACGGTGACTACTAAATGGTTTGGTTTTTATCGCATATCAAAATCTAGCAATACAATATCCGACAGCTTCGAGCTTAACCTGCCCCCATACTCCTTTACTTCCCAG GCTGTTTGGGTGCGAATTCCCCACTCAGTAAAGATGACCGTGGAGGAAAGCAAACTAGAATTTAGAGGCGGCTCACATGCTGCTTCGCATGCACTCCTGAATATAGTGCCTCT GCATATGATGTGCAGTGCTTCTGACCTAGGAACAGAGTGCGCTAATCCTCATGAAAGCCGTGGCATCCCAGACAGAATCCTTTTATATGATAGACATCCAGGTGGTATCGGCATAGCATCACAG GCCCAAATGCTCTTCGAGGAACTCCTCCTGGCTGCTTTAGAAGTCGTTTCCACGTGCAACTGCACAAGTGCCGTTGGCTGTCCAAACTGCATCCAA TCACTGACGTGCAGCGAATATAACGAAGTTTTGGACAAGGAGGCAGCGATTTTGATTCTGAAG GGAGTAATCGACTACGAGAGATCGTATTTTGAAGCGGAAGACGCTTCTCAGCGAAGCTGCTGA
- the LOC103633408 gene encoding cell division control protein 48 homolog C has product MSNRPRHAAPRRLASSSTIRRLIQDGDLAVPGSSAEDVAHALRNHRPELRRKRLKPLTEAVRRVLSSDFDDDDDDDSASRGHQGAHATLSSTTSLSDESAHPPPPPYFDATKTMLRSQYASQTSKQNPGTNQQLEIEMTAEKARRLITSDCGGGGGDAKPEAPVSEGVVNGDKWPRFADLGGMDQVLDQLVVEVVVPLCHPELPDYLGVRPVAGLLLYGPPGCGKTTLAHAIANETGVPFYKISAPDIVSGVSGGSEENIRGLFQKAYRTAPSIVFIDEIDAIASKRENLQREMERRIVTQLMTCMDEFHQNIGGDGSDADSSEKKPGYVIVIGATNRPDAVDQALRRPGRFDREIYLGVPDVNSRKQILMMLARKLRLEGQFDFLKIARATPGFVGADLKALVNNAGYLAMKRIINKRRAQYCSEVKVKWWKQLSWDAGEMESVHVTMNDFEEATKLVQPSLRREGFSSIPDVTWDDVGGLDSLRKEFHRYIRCIKSPEDCDLFGVRMQDGFLLFGPPGCGKTLIAKAVAHEAGANFIHIKGPDILNKYVGESESEIRKIFNRARINAPCIVFFDEVDSLTTKRGKEGGWVVERLLNQLLIELDGAGQRKGVYVIGATNRIDMIDDAMLRPGRFGKKHYVPIPGARERVSILKALARRIPVSSTVDLDVLALREECSNFTGADLASLVDEAAMLAMAERWMYLDSRTSTSPSSLIEPSHFEEALSKVKPSISKKQKRLYEKMRKKHLSTT; this is encoded by the exons ATGAGTAATCGACCGCGTCACGCTGCCCCCCGCCGGTTAGCCTCGTCGTCTACCATTCGCCGTCTCATACAGGACGGTGACCTGGCCGTCCCCGGCTCCTCTGCGGAGGACGTCGCCCACGCTCTCCGCAACCACCGTCCTGAGCTCCGCCGCAAGAGGCTCAAGCCCTTGACGGAAGCCGTCCGCCGTGTACTATCCTCTGACtttgatgacgacgatgatgacgactcCGCCTCCCGCGGTCACCAAGGTGCCCACGCCACCCTCTCCTCCACCACCTCTCTCTCGGACGAATCCGCCCACCCGCCGCCTCCACCCTATTTCGATGCCACCAAGACCATGCTTCGCTCCCAGTATGCCTCGCAGACGTCCAAACAGAACCCAGGCACTAACCAGCAGCTGGAAATCGAGATGACCGCTGAGAAGGCTCGCCGCCTCATCACATCTGATTGTGGAGGCGGAGGTGGCGATGCCAAGCCAGAGGCTCCGGTCTCCGAAGGAGTGGTCAATGGGGACAAGTGGCCGCGTTTTGCTGATCTCGGCGGGATGGATCAGGTGTTAGATCAGCTTGTGGTAGAAGTGGTGGTGCCCCTGTGCCATCCGGAGCTGCCGGATTACCTTGGGGTTAGGCCTGTTGCTGGGCTACTGCTGTACGGACCGCCAGGTTGCGGGAAGACCACCCTTGCACATGCCATTGCCAATGAGACTGGTGTGCCGTTCTACAAGATCTCAGCCCCAGATATCGTGTCTGGAGTATCTG GAGGTTCTGAAGAAAACATCAGGGGCTTATTTCAGAAGGCATATAGGACTGCTCCCTCAATTGTATTCATAGATGAGATAGATGCAATTGCATCCAAGAGGGAGAATCTGCAACGAGAGATGGAGCGACGAATAGTTACTCAGCTGATGACATGCATGGATGAATTCCACCAGAATATTGGTGGTGATGGTTCTGATGCCGATTCATCTGAAAAGAAACCAGGTTATGTTATTGTCATTGGAGCTACAAATAGGCCTGATGCTGTGGATCAAGCTCTTCGAAGGCCAGGAAGATTTGATCGAGAGATATATCTTGGGGTTCCAGATGTGAATTCAAGGAAACAGATACTGATGATGCTTGCTCGGAAGCTTCGACTTGAAGGGCAATTTGACTTTTTAAAGATAGCAAGGGCCACACCAGGTTTTGTTGGTGCTGACTTGAAAGCATTAGTCAATAATGCAGGGTATCTGGCAATGAAGagaataattaataaaagaagaGCTCAGTATTGTTCTGAGGTAAAGGTAAAATGGTGGAAGCAGCTGTCTTGGGATGCAGGCGAGATGGAGAGTGTACATGTCACCATGAACGACTTTGAG GAAGCAACAAAATTGGTCCAACCCTCTTTGAGGAGGGAAGGATTTTCTTCCATTCCTGATGTCACATGGGATGATGTTGGAGGTCTTGATTCGTTGAGGAAAGAGTTTCACCGCTACATAAGATGTATTAAGAGCCCTGAAGATTGTGAT TTATTTGGAGTGAGAATGCAAGATGGCTTCCTGCTGTTTGGACCTCCGGGTTGTGGCAAAACACTCATAGCAAAAGCAGTGGCACATGAGGCAGGGGCTAATTTTATTCATATTAAG GGGCCTGATATATTGAACAAGTATGTTGGCGAGAGTGAATCAGAAATTAGGAAAATATTCAACCGAGCACGTATTAATGCCCCATGCATTGTATTTTTTGATGAG GTAGATTCATTGACAACAAAAAGAGGTAAAGAGGGGGGGTGGGTTGTTGAACGTCTCCTAAACCAG TTACTTATCGAACTTGATGGTGCTGGTCAGCGTAAAGGTGTCTACGTGATAGGAGCTACAAACAG AATTGATATGATAGATGATGCTATGCTACGGCCTGGTAGATTCGGGAAGAAACATTATGTACCTATACCTGGTGCTCGCGAAAGGGTTTCAATATTAAAGGCACTAGCCAGACGCATACCCGTTTCATCAACCGTtgatttggatgtgttggcacttCGAGAAGAGTGCAGCAATTTCACTGGCGCCGACCTAGCATCACTG GTGGATGAGGCAGCCATGTTAGCTATGGCAGAGAGATGGATGTACCTCGATAGCAGGACATCAACGAGTCCATCTTCTCTGATTGAGCCATCACACTTTGAAGAAGCCTTATCAAAGGTGAAGCCATCAATATCCAAAAAG CAAAAGAGACTTTACGAAAAAATGCGCAAGAAACACTTGTCAACAACCTGA